One window of the Triticum dicoccoides isolate Atlit2015 ecotype Zavitan chromosome 3B, WEW_v2.0, whole genome shotgun sequence genome contains the following:
- the LOC119277921 gene encoding noroxomaritidine/norcraugsodine reductase-like, with amino-acid sequence MAAGGMSREARWSLAGATALVTGGSKGIGHAIVEELAGHGARVHTCARSTAELEECRCRWEAKGLPVTVSVCDVSLRASREQLAQTVKQVFDGKLDILVNNAAQAVAKAAVECTSEEYTHLMATNLESCFHLSQLTHPLLLGASIAGGGSIVNISSLGGTLGFPGLAIYSMTKGGINQLTRSLATEWAHNKIRVNCVAPGATKSDMLNSVPPEIKENELAKNPMRRAGEPEEVAAVVSFLCMPAASFVTGQVITVDGGRTISA; translated from the exons ATGGCGGCCGGCGGCATGAGCAGGGAGGCGAGGTGGAGCCTGGCCGGCGCGACGGCGCTCGTCACCGGCGGCAGCAAAGGGATCGG CCACGCAATCGTGGAGGAGCTGGCGGGGCACGGGGCGCGGGTGCACACGTGCGCCCGGAGCACGGCGGAGCTGGAGGAGTGCCGCTGCCGGTGGGAGGCCAAGGGGCTCCCGGTCACCGTCTCCGTCTGCGACGTCTCCCTGCGCGCCAGCAGGGAGCAGCTCGCGCAGACGGTCAAGCAAGTCTTCGACGGCAAGCTCGACATATTG GTGAACAACGCGGCGCAGGCTGTTGCCAAGGCGGCTGTGGAGTGCACATCAGAGGAGTACACGCACCTCATGGCGACCAACCTAGAGTCGTGCTTCCACCTGAGCCAGCTCACGCACCCCTTGCTCCTCGGGGCATCCATCGCTGGAGGAGGTAGCATCGTCAACATATCCTCCCTTgggggcacacttggattcccgggCCTCGCGATTTACAGTATGACAAAAG GAGGAATTAACCAGCTTACAAGGAGCCTTGCTACCGAATGGGCTCATAACAAGATCCGGGTGAATTGCGTCGCCCCGGGcgcgaccaagagtgacatgttaaACAGT GTTCCACCGGAAATTAAAGAGAACGAGTTGGCAAAGAATCCGATGCGGCGGGCAGGCGAGCCAGAGGAGGTGGCTGCAGTGGTGTCGTTCCTCTGCATGCCAGCGGCATCCTTCGTCACCGGCCAAGTCATCACCGTTGATGGTGGTCGAACAATTAGTGCGTAG